In one window of Azotobacter salinestris DNA:
- the rbbA gene encoding ribosome-associated ATPase/putative transporter RbbA, which yields MSGVAQLAGVGLRYGRTRALDALDLAIPAGCMAGLIGPDGVGKSSLLALLAGARQIQEGNVQVLDGDMADPAHRRAVCPRIAYMPQGLGKNLYPTLTVFENLEFFGRLFGQNAAERRTRIADLVRSTGLAPFVERPAGKLSGGMKQKLGLCCALLHDPDLLILDEPTTGVDPLSRNQFWELIERIRHNRPGMSVLVATAYMDEAQRFDWLAAMDGGRVLASGAPAELLARTASVSLEEAFIALLPEERRHGHRALVIPPRTHSAEVAIEAHGLTMRFGDFVAVDHVNFRIERGEIFGFLGSNGCGKTTTMKMLTGLLPASEGEALLFGRPVDAGDLQVRQRVGYMSQAFSLYNELSVRQNLDLHARLFHVPAAEREARIAALVERFGLAGELDNLPDDLPMGIRQRLSLAVAVIHRPELLILDEPTSGVDPIARDGIWELLIQLSREEGVTIFISTHFMNEALRCDRISLMHAGKVLDSDRPQALMEKRGLPTLEETFIAYLEEAGDSAAPAAPTAPAPAKAPARDIAAPPRFSLRRLLSYSRRETMELRRDPIRATLALLGTAFLMFIMGYGINMDVEHLTFAVLDHDQTTTSQSYALDVSGSRYFIEKPPLSDYDDLERRMRSGEVSLAIEIPPNFARDLKRGARPQVAFWIDGAMPTRADTIQGYVQGIHGNFLQRLARESPQATGGAQAEVAVRYRYNPDVQSLPAMVPTMIPILLMMIPAMLTALGVVREKELGSITNFYVTPVTRLEFLLGKQLPYVGLGMLNFVMLAALATLFFGVPLKGSLPALTIGALLYVICSTGLGLLISSILKSQIAAIFGTTIATLLPAIQFSGLFQPVSAMEGPGALIGQLYPTTHFITISRGVFNKALGLTDLWPYFIPLLLAIPVLTLISVAGLRKQEK from the coding sequence ATGAGCGGCGTCGCGCAGCTTGCCGGGGTCGGCCTGCGCTACGGCCGGACCCGCGCCCTGGACGCACTCGATCTGGCGATCCCGGCCGGCTGCATGGCCGGGCTGATCGGCCCGGACGGCGTCGGCAAGTCCAGCCTGCTGGCGCTGCTCGCCGGCGCCCGGCAGATCCAGGAGGGCAACGTGCAGGTGCTGGACGGCGACATGGCCGACCCGGCCCACCGCCGCGCGGTCTGCCCGCGCATCGCCTACATGCCCCAGGGGCTGGGCAAGAACCTCTACCCGACGCTGACCGTGTTCGAGAACCTGGAGTTCTTCGGCCGCCTGTTCGGCCAGAACGCCGCGGAGCGCCGGACGCGCATCGCCGACCTGGTGCGGAGCACCGGTCTTGCGCCCTTCGTCGAGCGCCCGGCGGGCAAGCTCTCCGGCGGCATGAAGCAGAAGCTCGGGCTGTGTTGCGCGCTGCTCCACGATCCCGACCTGCTGATCCTCGACGAGCCGACCACCGGCGTCGATCCGCTGTCGCGCAACCAGTTCTGGGAGCTGATCGAGCGCATCCGCCACAACCGCCCGGGGATGAGCGTGCTGGTCGCCACCGCCTACATGGACGAGGCGCAGCGCTTCGACTGGCTGGCGGCGATGGACGGCGGCCGGGTGCTGGCCAGCGGTGCGCCGGCCGAGCTGCTGGCGCGCACCGCCAGCGTCAGCCTCGAAGAAGCCTTCATCGCCCTGCTGCCGGAGGAGCGGCGCCACGGCCACCGTGCGCTGGTCATCCCGCCGCGCACGCACAGCGCCGAGGTGGCCATCGAGGCCCACGGGCTGACCATGCGCTTCGGCGACTTCGTCGCGGTCGACCATGTGAACTTCCGCATCGAGCGCGGGGAGATCTTCGGCTTTCTCGGCTCCAACGGCTGCGGCAAGACCACCACCATGAAGATGCTCACCGGCCTGCTGCCGGCCAGCGAGGGCGAGGCGCTGCTGTTCGGCCGGCCGGTGGACGCCGGGGACCTGCAGGTGCGCCAGCGGGTCGGCTACATGTCGCAGGCCTTCTCCCTCTACAACGAGCTCTCCGTGCGACAGAACCTCGACCTGCACGCCCGGCTGTTCCACGTCCCGGCCGCAGAGCGCGAAGCGCGCATCGCCGCGCTGGTCGAACGCTTCGGCCTCGCCGGCGAGCTCGACAACCTGCCGGACGACCTGCCCATGGGCATCCGCCAGCGCCTGTCGCTAGCCGTGGCGGTGATCCACCGGCCCGAGCTGCTGATCCTCGACGAGCCCACCTCCGGCGTCGACCCGATCGCCCGCGACGGCATCTGGGAGCTCCTGATCCAGCTGTCGCGCGAGGAAGGGGTGACCATCTTCATCTCCACCCACTTCATGAACGAGGCGCTGCGCTGCGACCGCATCTCGCTGATGCATGCCGGCAAGGTGCTGGACAGCGACAGGCCGCAGGCGCTGATGGAGAAACGCGGTCTGCCGACCCTCGAGGAAACCTTCATCGCCTACCTCGAGGAGGCCGGCGACAGCGCCGCACCGGCGGCCCCGACCGCGCCGGCCCCGGCGAAGGCACCCGCCCGGGACATCGCGGCTCCTCCCCGCTTCAGCCTGCGCCGCCTGCTCAGCTACAGCCGGCGCGAGACCATGGAGCTGCGCCGCGACCCGATCCGCGCCACCCTCGCCCTGCTCGGCACGGCGTTCCTGATGTTCATCATGGGCTACGGGATCAACATGGACGTGGAGCACCTGACCTTCGCCGTGCTCGACCACGACCAGACCACCACCAGCCAGAGCTACGCCCTGGACGTATCCGGCTCGCGCTACTTCATCGAGAAGCCGCCGCTGAGCGACTATGACGATCTCGAGCGGCGCATGCGCAGCGGCGAGGTCAGCCTGGCGATCGAGATCCCGCCCAATTTCGCCCGCGACCTCAAGCGCGGCGCCCGGCCGCAGGTGGCCTTCTGGATCGACGGCGCCATGCCGACCCGCGCCGACACCATCCAGGGCTACGTGCAGGGCATCCACGGCAACTTCCTGCAGCGCCTGGCCCGCGAGTCGCCCCAGGCCACCGGCGGCGCCCAGGCCGAGGTCGCCGTGCGCTACCGCTACAATCCCGACGTGCAGAGCCTGCCGGCCATGGTGCCGACGATGATCCCGATCCTCCTGATGATGATCCCGGCGATGCTCACCGCCCTCGGCGTGGTGCGCGAGAAGGAACTGGGCTCGATCACCAACTTCTACGTCACCCCAGTGACCCGCCTGGAATTCCTGCTCGGCAAGCAGTTGCCCTACGTCGGCCTCGGCATGCTCAACTTCGTCATGCTGGCGGCGCTCGCCACCCTGTTCTTCGGCGTGCCGCTCAAGGGCAGCCTGCCGGCCCTGACTATCGGCGCGCTGCTCTACGTGATCTGCTCGACCGGCCTGGGCCTGTTGATATCCTCGATACTGAAGAGCCAGATCGCCGCCATCTTCGGCACCACCATCGCCACCCTGCTGCCGGCCATCCAGTTCTCCGGGCTGTTCCAGCCGGTATCGGCGATGGAGGGACCGGGCGCGCTGATCGGCCAGCTCTATCCGACCACCCACTTCATCACCATCAGCCGCGGCGTGTTCAACAAGGCCCTGGGCCTGACGGACCTCTGGCCCTACTTCATCCCCCTGCTGCTGGCCATTCCGGTGCTGACCCTGATCAGCGTTGCGGGACTGCGCAAACAGGAGAAGTGA
- a CDS encoding HlyD family secretion protein, whose amino-acid sequence MKQEGKNRLVRGLLAIALLTGAAGLAWLELRPTGLGEGFASGNGRIEATEVDVATKLSGRIAEINVDEGDFVQPGQILARMDTQVLEAQLGEAQAQVSKAESAILTARARVAQRQSEQAAAESVVRQRQAELVAAEKHFQRTDALVKRNAVSRQQLDDDRASMLSAQAALATARAQVLSAEAAIKAAESEVIEAESTLEAARATVRRLQADIDDSQLKTDRVARVQYRVAEPGEVLAAGGKVLNLIDLTDVYMTFFLPTRQAGRVALGSDAHLVVDAAPDYVIPARISYVASVAQFTPKTVETESEREKLMFRIKARIDPQLLERHLEHVKTGLPGRAYVRLDPAAEWPAHLQVNLAP is encoded by the coding sequence CGTCTCGTCCGGGGCCTGTTGGCCATCGCGCTGCTGACCGGCGCCGCCGGCCTGGCCTGGCTGGAGCTGCGCCCGACCGGCCTCGGCGAAGGCTTCGCCAGCGGCAACGGCCGCATCGAGGCGACCGAGGTCGACGTGGCGACCAAACTCTCCGGCCGCATCGCCGAGATCAACGTCGACGAGGGCGACTTCGTCCAGCCGGGCCAGATCCTGGCACGCATGGACACCCAGGTGCTGGAGGCCCAGCTGGGCGAGGCCCAGGCCCAGGTGAGCAAGGCCGAGAGCGCCATCCTGACCGCCCGTGCGCGGGTCGCCCAGCGCCAGAGCGAACAGGCCGCCGCCGAGTCCGTGGTGCGCCAGCGGCAGGCCGAACTGGTCGCGGCGGAGAAGCACTTCCAGCGCACCGATGCCCTGGTCAAGCGCAATGCCGTGTCGCGCCAGCAACTCGACGACGACCGCGCCAGCATGCTGAGCGCCCAGGCGGCGTTGGCCACGGCACGCGCCCAGGTGCTTTCGGCCGAAGCCGCGATCAAGGCCGCCGAATCCGAGGTGATCGAGGCCGAATCCACCCTGGAGGCCGCCAGGGCGACGGTCAGGCGCCTGCAGGCGGACATCGACGACAGCCAGCTGAAGACCGACCGGGTGGCCCGCGTGCAGTACCGGGTGGCCGAGCCGGGCGAGGTGCTCGCCGCCGGCGGCAAGGTGCTCAACCTGATCGACCTGACCGACGTCTACATGACCTTCTTCCTGCCCACCCGCCAGGCCGGCCGGGTGGCCCTGGGCAGCGATGCCCACCTGGTGGTGGACGCCGCGCCGGACTACGTGATCCCGGCACGGATCAGCTACGTCGCCAGCGTCGCCCAGTTCACCCCCAAGACCGTTGAGACCGAGAGCGAGCGGGAGAAGCTGATGTTCCGCATCAAGGCGCGGATCGACCCGCAGCTTCTGGAAAGGCATCTCGAGCACGTCAAGACCGGCCTGCCGGGCCGGGCCTACGTGCGGCTCGACCCGGCGGCCGAATGGCCCGCCCACCTGCAGGTCAACCTGGCCCCATGA